The following coding sequences lie in one Vitis vinifera cultivar Pinot Noir 40024 chromosome 19, ASM3070453v1 genomic window:
- the LOC100250451 gene encoding uncharacterized protein LOC100250451 isoform X2, translated as MCGWREPKRTKLPWTNLNCQHSQTHLLPPQSDCSALNPETITMEASLSSSHVLAFSSSNICSRSSVSVPSKSAVSFISRSNLLRKSRRQTARVSVVNDVSAVADPAQVEVTWQIVVGALGIEFSKRIVAQKRCGVCGGSGLVLRDKYYFRCPGCGGFLPWQSWKRFFSG; from the exons ATGTGTGGTTGGCGCGAACCCAAACGAACGAAACTGCCGTGGACCAATTTGAACTGCCAACACTCACAGACTCATCTCCTTCCTCCACAAAGTGACTGCTCAGCTTTAAACCCAGAAACCATAACCATGGAAGCTTCGTTATCTTCTTCACATGTTCTTGCCTTTTCCAGCTCCAACATCTGCTCAAGAAGTTCAGTATCAGTGCCCTCTAAATCTGCTGTCAGTTTCATTAGCAGAAGCAACCTTTTGCGTAAATCTCGCCGGCAAACAGCAAGAGTTTCAGTGGTCAACGATGTCTCTGCTGTGGCAGACCCGGCTCAGGTGGAGGTCACCTGGCAGATTGTCGTTGGAGCCTTAG GGATCGAGTTCAGCAAAAGAATT GTTGCCCAGAAGAGATGTGGGGTATGTGGAGGATCAGGGCTTGTTCTGAGGGACAAATACTACTTCCGGTGCCCTGGCTGTG GTGGATTTCTCCCATGGCAATCATGGAAGAGATTTTTTTCTGGTTAA
- the LOC104877617 gene encoding uncharacterized protein LOC104877617, which translates to MDAMWVYLKDKVDCRSKLSDVVYWPEKVVKDRSSALKQEDSSGEEPFQVESPVTPVHQVIFHRNYIRKRYYELSVEDSSRNVIEMIFRAAATSPSRDSRKIERILRVKHSSEILERFEKYREMIKKKAYEQHKRHPRCVVDGNELLQFYGTQMNCCSQKLNRVIELCKDFTCQVCRIIQSGFDTEYGKKYGIALSSCSTTSSGNTPAIYKGANAKRAVIVCRIIAGRVVNMVDRESEDRYDSIRVGGLYSKLEYLIVRNPSAVLPCFVIVFT; encoded by the exons ATGGATGCAATGTGGGTGTACTTGAAGGATAAAGTTGACTGTCGAAGTAAGCTCTCAGATGTGGTTTACTGGCCGGAAAAAGTTGTCAAGGACAGGAGTAGTGCTCTCAAGCAGGAAGACTCAAGTGGCGAGGAACCTTTTCAGGTGGAAAGTCCAGTCACTCCAGTCCATCAAGTCATTTTCCACAGAAATTACATTCGGAAACGTTATTATG AGCTCAGTGTTGAAGACTCATCAAGAAACGTCATTGAGATGATATTCAGAGCAGCAGCAACAAGCCCCTCCAGGGATTCTCGGAAGATTGAAAGGATCCTTAGGGTGAAGCACTCCTCAGAGATTCTTGAAAGGTTTGAGAAGTACAGAGAGATGATAAAAAAGAAAGCGTATGAGCAACACAAGAGGCATCCTAGATGCGTTGTGGATGGCAATGAGCTGTTACAATTCTATGGCACACAGATGAACTGTTGCAGCCAAAAGCTAAACAGGGTGATTGAGCTTTGCAAGGATTTCACTTGTCAAGTCTGTAGAATAATTCAATCGGGTTTTGACACAGAATATGGTAAGAAGTATGGGATTGCATTAAGTTCATGCAGCACGACATCAAGTGGGAACACACCTGCCATTTATAAGGGGGCAAATGCAAAGAGGGCCGTGATAGTTTGCCGAATTATAGCTGGAAGAGTAGTTAATATGGTGGACAGGGAAAGCGAAGACAGGTATGATTCCATTAGAGTTGGAGGATTATACTCCAAGTTAGAATACTTGATTGTGAGAAATCCAAGTGCTGTACTTCCTTGCTTTGTCATAGTTTTTACCTGA
- the LOC100250258 gene encoding scarecrow-like protein 21: MQASQKHGISGRSGSFYSQPVPQDESCQWPILNIEHHSCSDDGSQGMHFSGPTYCEQYGTHESSSATGSFPIYNSPSTVSFSPEGSPASQQDSQTYPSDQLHSPENGHGSPISGSCLTDDVNELRHKLRELETAMLGPDSDILDVHEVIPRELNKISLEREKWKQMMEVISRGDLKEVLVSCAKAVADNDILRAEWGISELRQMVSVSGEPIQRLGAYMLEGLVARLAASGSSIYKALRCKEPASAELLSYMHLLFEICPYFKFGHMSGNGAIAEAMKDESKVHIIDFQISQGVQWITLIQALAARPGGPPQIRITGIDDSTSAYARGGGPSIVGQRLSRFAESCKVPFEFHAATISGCEVQLEDLELRPGEALAVNFAFILHHMPDESVDTQNHRDRLLRLVKSLSPKVVTLVEQESNTNTAPFLSRFIEAMNYYLAVFESIDVTLPRDHKERINAEQHCLAREIVNIIACEGAERVERHELLGKWKSRFLMAGFTPHPLSSYVNATIKTLLQNYSDKYSLEEKDGALYLGWMDRALVAACAWS, translated from the coding sequence ATGCAAGCCTCTCAGAAACATGGAATTTCAGGTAGGTCTGGCAGTTTCTACAGCCAGCCTGTGCCACAGGATGAGTCTTGTCAGTGGCCTATCCTTAATATAGAGCACCACTCATGCTCTGATGATGGCAGCCAAGGGATGCACTTCTCTGGCCCGACCTATTGTGAGCAATACGGCACCCATGAATCATCCTCAGCAACTGGTAGTTTCCCCATCTACAATTCTCCATCTACTGTGAGTTTCTCTCCTGAGGGCAGCCCTGCGTCGCAGCAGGATTCTCAAACATACCCATCAGACCAGCTTCATTCCCCTGAGAATGGACATGGCTCTCCAATAAGCGGATCCTGTCTGACAGATGATGTCAATGAGCTGAGACACAAGCTCAGGGAATTGGAAACTGCTATGCTGGGGCCTGATTCAGACATTCTTGATGTGCACGAAGTCATTCCACGTGAACTCAACAAAATTTCATTGGAGAGGGAGAAGTGGAAACAGATGATGGAGGTGATCTCCAGAGGAGACTTGAAGGAAGTCCTTGTTAGTTGTGCAAAAGCAGTAGCAGACAATGATATATTGAGGGCTGAATGGGGGATTTCGGAGCTACGTCAGATGGTATCGGTTTCTGGTGAGCCAATTCAGCGGTTAGGAGCTTACATGTTGGAAGGACTAGTTGCAAGGTTGGCTGCTTCAGGAAGCTCCATCTATAAAGCTCTAAGGTGCAAAGAGCCGGCAAGTGCTGAACTCCTCTCATACATGCACTTGCTCTTTGAAATCTGCCCATACTTCAAGTTTGGGCATATGTCTGGAAATGGGGCTATTGCCGAAGCAATGAAGGATGAAAGCAAAGTCCATATAATTGATTTTCAGATTTCACAGGGCGTCCAGTGGATCACCCTAATCCAGGCTCTTGCGGCTCGGCCTGGTGGACCACCACAGATCCGTATCACAGGTATTGACGATTCTACATCAGCTTATGCCAGAGGGGGAGGACCCAGTATTGTGGGACAGAGGCTATCTAGGTTTGCTGAGTCATGTAAAGTACCATTCGAGTTCCATGCTGCTACCATTTCTGGTTGTGAGGTTCAGCTCGAAGATCTTGAGCTTCGACCAGGAGAAGCACTGGCTGTGAATTTTGCATTCATACTGCACCACATGCCTGATGAGAGTGTTGACACTCAGAATCATCGTGACAGACTGTTGAGGCTGGTTAAAAGCTTGTCCCCCAAGGTGGTGACTCTTGTTGAGCAAGAATCCAACACCAATACTGCTCCATTCCTTTCCCGATTCATTGAGGCCATGAACTATTATTTAGCTGTTTTTGAGTCAATTGATGTAACTTTGCCAAGGGATCACAAGGAGCGGATCAATGCTGAGCAGCACTGTCTGGCCCGAGAAATTGTCAACATAATAGCATGTGAGGGGGCTGAGAGAGTGGAACGACATGAACTTCTGGGGAAGTGGAAGTCACGATTTCTTATGGCTGGTTTTACTCCCCACCCGCTAAGCTCCTATGTGAATGCCACCATCAAGACTCTGCTGCAGAATTACAGTGACAAGTATTCACTTGAAGAGAAAGATGGAGCTCTCTATCTTGGCTGGATGGACCGAGCTCTAGTTGCTGCTTGTGCATGGAGTTGA
- the LOC100250451 gene encoding uncharacterized protein LOC100250451 isoform X1 produces the protein MCGWREPKRTKLPWTNLNCQHSQTHLLPPQSDCSALNPETITMEASLSSSHVLAFSSSNICSRSSVSVPSKSAVSFISRSNLLRKSRRQTARVSVVNDVSAVADPAQVEVTWQIVVGALAGVTPFIVAGIEFSKRIVAQKRCGVCGGSGLVLRDKYYFRCPGCGGFLPWQSWKRFFSG, from the exons ATGTGTGGTTGGCGCGAACCCAAACGAACGAAACTGCCGTGGACCAATTTGAACTGCCAACACTCACAGACTCATCTCCTTCCTCCACAAAGTGACTGCTCAGCTTTAAACCCAGAAACCATAACCATGGAAGCTTCGTTATCTTCTTCACATGTTCTTGCCTTTTCCAGCTCCAACATCTGCTCAAGAAGTTCAGTATCAGTGCCCTCTAAATCTGCTGTCAGTTTCATTAGCAGAAGCAACCTTTTGCGTAAATCTCGCCGGCAAACAGCAAGAGTTTCAGTGGTCAACGATGTCTCTGCTGTGGCAGACCCGGCTCAGGTGGAGGTCACCTGGCAGATTGTCGTTGGAGCCTTAG CTGGAGTGACTCCTTTTATTGTGGCAGGGATCGAGTTCAGCAAAAGAATT GTTGCCCAGAAGAGATGTGGGGTATGTGGAGGATCAGGGCTTGTTCTGAGGGACAAATACTACTTCCGGTGCCCTGGCTGTG GTGGATTTCTCCCATGGCAATCATGGAAGAGATTTTTTTCTGGTTAA
- the LOC100245137 gene encoding probable WRKY transcription factor 20, which translates to MWNPRMEESSFQPHNSSKEATSLPPLHSSNVASGSDGGARYRLMSPAKLPISRSPCLTIPSGLSPSSFLDSPVLLSNMKVEPSPTTGSFAKPQMIHGSVGSSMFSSTSNCSNSNTFDERKSGSFEFKPHTVSNSASGLFLVGSPVSADLNHQQVKPFIPVQAQHPDLSLMPSPTVKSEMMAPSNELSLCSPGHMVTSLESAPAEVDSDELNQQGHPNNGVQASQSDQKGIGPSAVVERSSEDGYNWRKYGQKHVKGSEFPRSYYKCTHPNCEVKKLFERAHDGQIVEIIYKGTHDHPKPQPSRRYASGAILPVQEERPDKVSSLIGRDDKSPSIYGQMAHNIDPNGTPELSPVAANDDVVEGAILDEVDEDDPLSKRRKMEIGGIDVTPVVKPIREPRVVVQTLSEVDILDDGYRWRKYGQKVVRGNPNPRSYYKCTNAGCPVRKHVERASHDPKAVITTYEGKHNHDVPTARTNSHDAAGQVALNGMPMIRSEENDTISLDLGVGINSASENRPNVQHQTLHAELVLTQTRTNNSNFQAVQATPVSRYYGVLNNGMDLYGFRENLGESRSFETPPLNHSSNPCPQNMGRILMGP; encoded by the exons ATGTGGAATCCCAGAATGGAGGAGTCATCGTTTCAGCCGCACAACTCCTCCAAAGAAGCCACTTCTCTACCTCCTCTACACTCCTCCAATGTCGCCTCCGGATCTGACGGCGGCGCCCGCTACCGCCTCATGTCCCCCGCCAAGCTCCCGATCTCTCGCTCCCCTTGCCTCACCATCCCTTCCGGTCTCAGCCCCTCCTCCTTTCTCGACTCCCCCGTTCTACTCTCCAACATGAAG GTTGAGCCTTCCCCAACTACTGGTTCCTTTGCCAAGCCTCAAATGATTCACGGATCTGTTGGCTCCAGTATGTTCTCGTCAACTTCTAATTGCTCCAATAGTAATACATTTGATGAAAGAAAATCTGGCTCCTTTGAGTTTAAACCCCACACTGTATCAAATTCTGCTTCAGGGTTATTCTTGGTGGGATCACCG GTTTCTGCAGATCTTAACCACCAGCAAGTTAAGCCCTTCATACCAGTTCAGGCCCAGCATCCAGATCTGTCATTAATGCCATCACCTACAGTTAAAAGTGAGATGATGGCACCCTCAAATGAATTGAGTCTATGTTCACCTGGGCATATGGTGACATCATTGGAAAGTGCACCTGCTGAAGTTGATTCTGATGAGCTAAACCAGCAAGGGCATCCCAATAATGGGGTCCAAGCATCACAATCTGATCAGAAAGGAATTGGGCCTTCGGCTGTAGTTGAGAGATCATCTGAGGATGGATATAATTGGAGAAAATATGGACAGAAACATGTTAAAGGAAGTGAATTTCCACGTAGCTATTACAAATGTACACATCCTAACTGTGAGGTAAAAAAGCTATTTGAACGTGCTCATGATGGACAGATAGTAGAGATCATCTATAAGGGTACGCATGATCATCCTAAACCTCAACCTAGTCGCCGATATGCTTCTGGTGCTATTTTACCTGTCCAAGAAGAAAGACCTGATAAAGTTTCATCTTTAATTGGTCGAGATG acaAGTCACCCAGCATATATGGCCAGATGGCCCACAACATCGACCCCAATGGCACTCCCGAACTATCGCCTGTTGCAGCAAATGATGATGTTGTAGAAGGTGCTATCCTTGATGAGGTTGATGAAGATGATCCATTGTCAAAGCGGAG gaaGATGGAAATTGGTGGGATTGATGTCACTCCTGTGGTTAAGCCTATCAGAGAACCGCGTGTTGTTGTTCAAACTCTGAGTGAGGTTGACATACTGGATGATGGGTATCGGTGGCGCAAATATGGGCAGAAAGTGGTGAGAGGCAACCCTAATCCGAG GAGTTATTACAAGTGCACGAATGCTGGATGCCCTGTTAGGAAGCATGTGGAGAGAGCATCCCATGATCCAAAAGCAGTGATAACCACATATGAAGGAAAACATAATCATGATGTACCAACTGCAAGGACTAATAGCCATGACGCAGCAGGACAAGTAGCTCTGAATGGAATGCCAATGATTAGATCAGAAGAAAATGACACAATCAGTCTTGATCTTGGGGTTGGGATAAACTCTGCTTCTGAGAATAGACCAAATGTACAGCATCAAACACTGCATGCTGAACTTGTTCTAACCCAAACCCGCACtaacaattccaattttcagGCAGTTCAAGCAACCCCAGTTTCAAGATACTATGGTGTTCTAAACAATGGCATGGATCTGTATGGATTTAGAGAAAACCTGGGTGAAAGCCGGAGTTTTGAAACTCCACCTTTAAACCATTCCTCCAATCCATGTCCACAAAACATGGGGAGAATACTAATGGGCCCATGA